The Haloarcula laminariae genomic sequence GGCGACGATGAGCCACCGGCTCATCCTGACGACCGAAGCCACCGTCGAGAACGTCGACCCGGACGGGATAGTCCGGTCGGTGCTGGACAGCGTGGACGTGCCCGCCGTCTCGCCGGACGCGCCCGAGGCCCCGTCGAACGGCGAGTCCGGTGGGAACAGTGCGGAGGGACCACCGGACGCGGATTCGAGGGGCGGAGACGCCACCGCCGACCAGTCCGACGCCAGCGACCCCCAGTCGACGCCCGAACGCGCAGACGGCCACAGTGAGGGGTCGGCTCCGAGCGACGGGGACGCGTCCAGCCGTCGGGACGGGTCGGTCTCCGACCGGGAGAACGAGCCCTAAACGGTTTCCCGCCGCCGCCCCGGGACCAGGTATGGAGAGCGAAGCCAACGTCCTCGGCGGGGAACTCGAAGCCTGTTCGACGGACCCGACGACGGGGTTCATGCGCGACGGCTACTGTTACCCGCTCCAGCGGGACCCCGGTCGCCACGAGATATGTGCCGTCATGACCGACGAGTTCCTCCAGTACAGCAAAGCCCAGGGCAACGACCTCGTCACGCCACGGCCGGAGCTTGACTTCCCCGGGCTCGACCCGGGCGACCACTGGTGTGTCTGTGTGCCGCGGTGGATAGAGGCCCACGAGGCGGGGGCGGCGCCACCGGTCGATCTGGCGGCGACGAGCGAGGACGTGCTCGACGACGTCGAACTGGAGACGCTCCGGGAGTACGCCCACGACGGGGCGAACGCGGAGTGAGCGCGGTGTCAGCAGCGAAGGTCGGTCCATCGGGGCCTGCGGCGTTCGGTACGCTTTTGCATCGGTCTCACCGACTCCCGGCGTGTGAGACAGGCACGTCGGTTCGTCGCCGGGCTCGGCGTCGGGACGGCCGTGTTCGCGGGCTATCTCTACACGGTCGGTACCGAAACGGTGCTGGCGCGAGCGACGGCCATCGCCCCGTGGGCGTTCGCTCTCGTCGTCGCCCTGGTGGTACTCGAAGGACTGGCCGACGCCATCGGCATCTGGGCGTCCATCTCGCCGCTGAACGGCGGGCTCTCGGCACCGCAGAGCGTTCAGTTCGCGATCGCCGGGGGCTTCTTCGACATCCTCAGTCCCGCCGGCCCGGTGAGTTCCGAGCCCATCATGGCCCGGTTCATCGGCGTCGCCACGAGCACGGGCTACTCGGAGGCGCTGGGCGTCCGCTCGGTCGCCAAATACGTCAAGTCCGGCGGACAGCTGTGTCTCTCGGCCCTGCTCGGTATCTTTGTCCTCGTGGGCACGCCGGACGCCCGGGGAGTGGTCTCGATTCTCGGGGCGTCGATAGCCGGGATGCTCGTGGCCGGCGGACTGGTACTCGCCTCGCGCCGGTACATCTCGACCGGCCTCGTCGCGGTCCTCACCCCCGTGGTCAGTCGCCTCTCCGGCCTCCTCCGTGACCAGCCCTACGACCGGGCCGTCGTCGCCGGCGCCGTGACCCGCTACTGGGAGCGCGTGGTCGAGTTCCGGGACGCGTCGGGGCTTGTCTCGCTCATCGTGCTCGGCGGACTCCTCGAACAGGCACTGACTGCGACAGCACTGTGGGTTGCGCTGGCCGGCGTCGGCGAATCGGTCGCCCTGCTTCCGATTCTCGTCGTCATCCCGCTTCCCCAGGCCGCGAGCGTCGTCCCGATTCCAGGGAGCCTCGGCGCCTACGACCTCCTGCTCGGCGGGGCGCTGGTGCTGGTGACCGGGGCGACGGCCGGCAGCGCGACCGCCGCCGTCCTGGTCGTCCGGACCGTTTCGCTCCCGTTCGGTGCGCTCGCTGGCGGCCTCTGCGTGGCGTATCTGCGCGGCTGGCGGCCCGGCCCCGACGGGTGACCGACAGCGTTTTTCCGGCGCCACCCGTTGCGTTGCCCGTGCAATTACGCGGCGTCGTCGTGGATGTGAGCGACCCCAAAACCGTCGATACGCAGCACGGCGAGTCCGAGCTGTGTGAGGTGACGCTGCGGCCCGAGCGGGGCGCCGGCGAGCCGACGACCGTGACGCTGTGGGGGAAGTGGACCGAGACGGCCGACTACCTCGACCCCGGGATGGAGCTTGCCGTCTACGAGCCCGACGAGCGCCAGTACCGGGGGGAGACGCAGTACTCCGTCGGCGGCGACGCGACCGTCGTCGTCGAGCCCGACTTCCTCGTCGACGTGACCGACATCCGGGCGTGGGTGCAGTGTCCCCGGATGTACTACCTGCGGAAGCTCGACGGCGCGGAGCTGGCCTACCCGCTCGTGAAGGGGACCGTCGTCCACGAGGTGTTCGGGGACCTCCTGCGCGGGCGTGACGTGGAGGCCGCCATCGACGAGGAGGTCCGGGAGGCGGGGCTGGACATCGGCCTGCTGGGTCGCACTGCCGAGGGCGTCGCCGGCGACGTGCGCGACCACGCCAAAGCCATCGAGGGGTGGCTGAATCAGGGGACGCTGACGGAGACCGACGAGTGGCGCTCCGAGATGACGCTCATCTCAGAGCGCTACGGGATGAAGGGGCGGGCCGACGCCGTCCGCCGCGGAATGCCGGTCGAGCTGAAGACCGGCAAGAACACGAAACGCGAGCCCCGTTTCCAGGACAAGATTCAGGCGACGGCGTACGCGCTGATGCTGGGCGAGCGGGAAGCGAACTCCCTCGACGCCAGCGCGGTGATGGCCGGCGACGGCGGCACGAGACGGACGCCCATCGACGCGGCCCCCGACACCGGCACGCTCCTCTATACGAAGAACGCCGCCGTCGACCGCAACGAGGAGAGCGGCGACCTCTCGCCGGCCAAGGAGTTCTCCATCGGCGCCGGC encodes the following:
- a CDS encoding flippase-like domain-containing protein, with protein sequence MRQARRFVAGLGVGTAVFAGYLYTVGTETVLARATAIAPWAFALVVALVVLEGLADAIGIWASISPLNGGLSAPQSVQFAIAGGFFDILSPAGPVSSEPIMARFIGVATSTGYSEALGVRSVAKYVKSGGQLCLSALLGIFVLVGTPDARGVVSILGASIAGMLVAGGLVLASRRYISTGLVAVLTPVVSRLSGLLRDQPYDRAVVAGAVTRYWERVVEFRDASGLVSLIVLGGLLEQALTATALWVALAGVGESVALLPILVVIPLPQAASVVPIPGSLGAYDLLLGGALVLVTGATAGSATAAVLVVRTVSLPFGALAGGLCVAYLRGWRPGPDG
- a CDS encoding DUF2237 family protein gives rise to the protein MESEANVLGGELEACSTDPTTGFMRDGYCYPLQRDPGRHEICAVMTDEFLQYSKAQGNDLVTPRPELDFPGLDPGDHWCVCVPRWIEAHEAGAAPPVDLAATSEDVLDDVELETLREYAHDGANAE